The DNA sequence tttacccgcggctttgctcgcgtgaaacaaacatttcaaagaagcaagcacaTACCCAAAggtgcaagcaataatgcaagcaagcatgcaatttatttagtttaaatatttatcactTTGCAtgtgtaaatcattagatacagcggtTGAATTGAGATTCtgggatttcacaaaattcccgtgggattgcataatgcaaataaaatctcgaaataacaaccgcagaggttgttatttcgagattttatccctatcctgtgggaatattgggataaaaagtagcctatgttttattccagatgtccagctatctacataccaaattttatctaaatccttCCAGTCGTTTCAGTATGAAGGagtaacatacatacacacacacacacacacacacacacaaactttcgcgattatgatataagtaggattagtaggataaagagttatacaatacccCTCTCTTGTGGAGATCACAGGGCTGTAACCCCAATTGCCCTCCTCTTTCTCCTCAAAGTACATAAACAATCCTCTTGTCCTCTGCAGAGCAAAGAAGGCTCGGACGAGTTGTCCGAGTTCCGTGCGCAGTGGCAGCGCGAGCTCGGGGCCACGCCCTCCCCGCGCCGCGACCCCGcgccgccggcgcccgcgccccATCAACAGGTAACCCCGCCCTTCAGGTAAACTGGGCAAGCGCCAGCCCTACTTGCAAATGAAACCCTTCATAAATAAAGTACCACCATATTGTGTGGCAGCCATTGTAAAGATCAAGTAATaaagaaaccggccaagagcgtgtcggacacgcccaagatatggttccgtagccattacgaaaaaaatcaagtgcatcaatcatcatcaatattatgtgcgttataacacaattaaaacacttactacagtcttaaaatctattaacagaaaaatagagcgtatcttcacggcacttacgtccttttgttgagaagcgcagtttttcggcaataactcaaaaacggtatatccgatcatgttgaaaccaattttcgttgaaagtatttattaagcgttacctttccatattttttgcatattttttacacaaatggtttacaagatagaaGGGGGGACGACGacgacacaatttttgctactttgggagcgattatttccggaaatcttcatttaatcaaaaagtttgagaaacgttactataatttttcaaaagagctgtcaactatgtgccacacgttgatgcgagttaaaaaatgttttttccaatttctgttacgtgtatagagtacccccccccccctataatatttatttttgtaatttaactacaaaactagatAGCGGccttgacaagacatctgtgtgtactccaaatttcattgatgtacatcttgtagttttcgagtaaactgcctgtgacatacggacagacagacggacttgacgaaactaagggttccgtttttgccattttggctccggaaccctaaaaacactttatttatatactagcttttatctgTGGTTTCACTTGTAGATCTTTCGATCTGGCAGATTGactaaattctcatgggaattcccaaaaatgacATAGTGGATTTTAATATCGTTTTCATATAATAAcacaggttttgcaggtggtaggaccttgtgcaaggtccgcccggattgctaccaccatcttactcgctaatcctgccgtgaagcagcagtgcttgcactgttgtgtttcggcgtggagagtaagacagccggtgaaattactggcacttgaggtatcccatcttaggcctctaggttggcaacgcatctgcaatccccctggtgttgcgagtgtctatgggcagtggtgatctcttaccatcaggagacccacttgctcgtttgccatccagtcgaataaaaaaataataataataacacactCGCGCCAAAAATGTATCTAATCCTACCGGTTGAGATTTCGTAATTTTATCCCGATCACGTGGGTatatagggataaaaactagcctatgtattattccagacgtcagCTAGActtctacataccaaatttcatccaaatctgtatatccgttttagcgtgaaaagagtaacaaacatatattaCTCACTCACATATTCactaacttttgcatttatagttTTAGAAGGATTACAAACCCGTCAAATACCCTATTCAGCCTGATAACTGGGGTGCTACTCCAAAATTTGAGGCTtgacgaatttaaaaaaactgttagataactaaaaaatattgtgcacgtattttttcttttttttgacaaacaaaaaaaagacgaggatacagtgcttagaagtttcgagtgaagtcactatatggtacgatttttatctaatagtgacgtcacaagcccGCACTCTggaagtttgatgatctatacctttgtcgatttttaataatttgataaaccaaaaaatacgtgtcccatatttttccataatctaacAAAATTTTTAATCTAGTCGTCATCCCTATTGTATCGTGTCGTCCCACACCCACTCATTAAATacattagcgtgagcgggacgacACGATACCAAGTTCGATAATCTAACTGCGTAATATAAGGCCtggcctggccctatactacgaagtgcaaaattcgaactaaGTATCTTGTcgccccgctgacgcttatattatttaatacgagagagacggacggtgcgatacgaacttcgaatttcatagtagcccccctgtatcTATTGGTGTTCGTAGAGTAAGGAGGGCTCCGAAGAACTGTCGCCTGCCCGCGAGCACTGGGAGCGGGGACTTGCGACCACGCCCTCGCCGCAGCGGGAGCCCCAACAGACCGACCCGCTCACCGAGGAAGAGAAGGTAAGGTTACTATCAGCATCATTTGTGGGAGAAATGTGTGGGTTACTGTACATTGTCGTTGATGGTCGATCGTTTGTGAATTTGTAGCCGTGCGGCAGAGCGATGTAACAAAACTCAGGCGGTAGTTCTCCGTCTGAGTAATTAAATGAAACTTCTTTAcgagtattaaatatattgacccggataactcacgtcttaaatcgagtttagctgctgcaacacgcgcacgagCTGCtaagtcgcgttgctccgaagacgaagggctacggattagcccgaaacatgtcgagctaaactcgatttaagacgtgagttatccgggtcagtatatttaatatgagtgagtctcacggtagtttcatgttctttACGAGTGTTGGTGTATCACATGCTAATTGTGTGTACCCCATTTTTAGGTTTCTCTCcgtatctcaaaaggaaaatGCAAACCCTtttgtaggatcactttgttgtccatctgtctgtctctcaaaacccttttctcaggaacgcgtaggAGTATCAAGTTGAAATGAAGCTCAACTAGTAAGAGaagtctgaaaatcataattttttatgactatgaaccatctaaaatgaccccaccaTGCATACACTTTGCTTAGAAGAagagctctgctaacactggatattcagaTACCTACAAGTTTCTAGTTTCTTCTGAACCTTCGCTGCGTGCTCTGATTCGCATTTGGCCGGAATTTTgcacaggaaactgatagcggttgaaacacTAGCTGATCCATTCAAATCTATGTCTGAATCTATCCACTTACCCTTAATCTAATTTGGATTTAGGATTATTAGGTTCAATAATTTCTCgatattaaatttgaattcCTGGAGATAACAAgttaatttaagtatattttgtattattgttttaaataagcaaatatttgtacgcctaacGGCCAAACATAGAGAATcccttaaattttaaaaatctttgtaacttacctatgttatacaaataaatcattcattcattcaatcattGTGTCCAGGCAAAGCAGCTGTTCCGCCAAGGTGAGGAATTGGAGAGTCGCGGCAAGATGTATGAAGCCATACAGCACTACAAGCGGGCTATGCAAATAAATCCTGACGTGGAGACGCTTCTGTATGACAGCGCGGAGCGCGGGGACACGCCTGAAGGTAGAACTCCAAGCTTAATACGCTGCTTGACTGTTTTGTTGGGAATACGGTAttctcctgaatttgccatgtatgatatattattatgaaaatatagatgtacggACAGTGTTTAGTGaggagaaaacttaaatcggttgacaattggatttatagtgattttttgaaaaatctatacaccccgtctctttctcaaacgcttttctctatgcagcaaataTGGCGCTCCTTGCCTGTGTCATCACATGAAAGtatatctttctctgtctaatcatgaatttaaaaacctttataactaactgcgttatttgtaaaggtaacttaaaaattgtttctctgttcgataacagacattgtgaaattttaatttacaaaacacTAGAccagagtttacccgcggcttcgcacgcgttaagtattcgatctggtagttacaattgaaattctggaATCTTACAAAAATTCCTCTGGGAACTCCTAAAATTTATATCttgtcttcattgaggttgtaaTAAGAATagctgtccaaaatttcaagaccctAAACCCAAttggttgaaatttcaaaattttatccctgtcctgtgggaatagggataaaaagtagcctgtgtgttattccagatgtccagctacttacataccttcatgactctaagcccagcggttgttatttagagattttatccctattccgtgtgaatatcgggataaaaagtatcctatgttttaatccaggttataaactaactttttgccaaatttcatccaaatccgtccagccgtttcagcgtgaagaagtaacaaacatactcactcactcacaaactcactcactcactcactcgctcacaaactttcacatttataatattagtaggattactttcttcacccgcgaacttatgatagctacgtttatgcaactaatgtgtgttcatgcagctcctccacctccacactgcaagaatacacacaaatcatatAAATCCaaatatcaccaccaccacattacactgaagcgtttcgaactcaatcagagttcatcctcaccgttcaccatgctactcTCTCTGGTTTTATTCGAAATTCGACAGTGTAGTGtcgtggtggtgatagttggtgggtgctgttgcccgcaactctcacgatgtcagtcCACTTAGGTATTATTCAACCTCTTAGTCTTAGGTATTCAATCTCTCGTCCACAGACGAAGAGTCGGAGACGGAGGAAGTGCCGAGAGCGGATGGGGGTGAAGAGGAGGACGAAGAATGGGTGGAGGGGGAGGATCTACTGGCGCGGCTGCAACGCATCCAGGCCCGGAAGGGGCTGCTTTGCGAGCCCGACAACCCTGAGAAGGTATTGTATACTCGTTTACATAAAAGACATAAAGTAATAGTTTACATCTTAAAATATATACCCGAAGGAAAAAAAGACCTGTACTTTTTTATGGTTCCTTTCCTCAAAAAGGAAAATCAAGGTTTTATTGTGCTTGGGCGATCTAAATCTTGAATTAGCTAAATTTGAGACCCACTTCCTGTGATCGGATTAACttgtaatttgacatatttattgTAAATCTCGTGACAATACTTAAGCAAGTACTCGACTTGCTCTAATAGGTATGCCCGAGGAGATagaaatgaaataaagtttGAGATGCACTAGGTGTAATGAGCAGTTTTAGGCACAGTTATTAAGAGCGGAACACATAAAGTACAACACTGATTAATATATTTCTAGGTTAGATCTATTTTAGGCAAGACCAGGCGGGGCGCACACGTAACACACGCGACGTGTTTCTCTGGAAGGTGCTAATGCGACTGGCTTCGCGTGCGCCGTTCCCGGTGTCGCAGGAATAGGAATGCTGACGTAGCTTAACGCTGATCGCTGTGCTgccacaatacaataatctggcagtgacgtCTGGTATTCCGGCGAGGATTGTCtacgcaggacggaactcctcaatggttaatggcatagacttgaaatttggtatggaagtcaagtttagatgacaatgcaagtacggtcagcaaaaaatattaaaaatgtaattttgaacaaaaacgtATTCATTGAAATATCCGCCCCGACTGGCAAATATCAACAATGTTTCTGTTATCAACAGGAGTGCCAGTTCTCGTGGCTGCCTTACGAAGTGGTGCTGCTGATTCTCCGCTGGGTGGTGAGCGCGGAGCTGGACGCGGCGTCGCTGGAGCGGCTGGCGGCGGCCTGCCGCGGGCTATACGTGGCCTGCCGCGACCCTGACATTTGGCGCGCTATGTGCATCCGGTAACATTAGCATCACTTGTAACTAGTTGTAActatgtaatgagggctatcgttttttgtctcactagatggcgcactgttgcgtgaggtttttaagtatggttttgaaagtctgttattacgggcgtgaaaacaaagtttagattaaaatcatatttaatacaccttaaaaccgtaccatataaatatcgagcatgccacagcgttgcatagtccccgttttgttcggaaaaaagggaggacaaaagtttccgaaagacaaaactgtctcaaaacacagacattcattgccccggaacgcatatttgccataattaatttcagatattgcaaaatattcacaaaattattctaattataaataaacccgcgtagctcactcaaaaactatgacatttgacatttcggagacctcacgctacactagcgcctctagcggcgaattcattcgcgatagccctcattgataagcggcgtctttagcccatgtagcgcccgtgtgcaattattactttagcgccatctaggaagcgcgcggtcaaaatggaattggtacaaagtgccgcgcccggcgcccctaacaccgctgcgcccgtgtgcaacgcacaccctgcactataggtaaagacgcctctgattGATAGGATTCAATTAGTAGAATTACATTAGTAGGATACAATTAGTGGGATTCAATTAGTAAGAATCAATTagtagaattgttttttttttttttttatttgactggatggcaaacgagcaaatgggtctcctgatggtaagagatcaccaccgcccataaacatctgcaacaccaggggtattgcagacgcgttgccaacctagaggcctaagatgggatacctcacgtgccagtaatttcaccggctgtcttactctccacgccgaaacacaacagtgcaagcactgctgcttcacggcaggattagcgagcaagatggtggtagcaatccgggcggaccttgcacaaggtcctaccacctgcgaaaccTGTGTTATTATATGAAAACGATATTAAAATCCACTATGTCATTTTTGGGAATTACCATGAGAATTTAGTCAATCTGCCAGATCGAAAGATCTACAAGTGAAACCACAgataaaagctaaaaaataaataaagtgtttttagggttccggagccaaaatggcaaaaacggaacccttagtttcgtcaagtcctaccacctgcaaaatgattAAATTATTGAATTAGTAAAAATGAATCAGTAGGATGTAATCCCCCCCAGGACGTGGGGCGCGGAGTGCGGGTTGCCTTACGCGCTGGGTGTTCCGGGCTGGCGCGCCATGTTCGTGGCGCGGCCGCGGCTGCTGCTGCACGGCTGCTACATCAGCAAGACCACTTACCTGCGCTGCGGGGAGAACTCCTTCCAGGACCAGACCTACAGGCCCTGGTTCCTCGTCGACTACTACCGGTATCTCAGGTCGGTACGGGCCGTACTACTtacaattttttgttttgttttcaacatGCATTACATTTAGTGTTACTCGTCAAACTGTAACAACAgcgcagctgaattgaaattccgggatttttaaaatttcccgtgggaattcccgaaaattaaatcgttgttttcattgacgtaacattaaaacactcgtggtCAAAtttgtgggaatatcggaataaaaagtaagctatgttttattccagatttcagctatctatctacataccaaatttcttgactctaagcccagcggttattagttcaagattttatccctctcccgtgggaacatcgggataaaaagtagcccatgtgttattccagacgtccagctacctatataccaaatttcatgactctaagcccagcgtttgTTAATCAgggattttatctctatcccgtgggaacatcggaataaaaagtagcctatgttttatcaccaggttataaactaacttttctgCCAAATtgcatccaaatccgtccagccgtttcagccgtgaagaagtaacaaacatactccactcactcacaaactcactcgctcactcacaaacattcacatttataatattagtgagtaATGCATAGTAAAGAGTAAAGAGTGAAAGCTTCATACAAATAGTACCAGAGTTTCTGCGCAAAATTTGATAATTACtcaaactataatttttattcatgTAGATTCTTCTCTGACGGTGTGGTGCTGATGTGTACGACGCCGACGAGCCAGTGGCGTGCGTGCCGCAACTCAAGAGCCGGCACCGGCTGGCGGCCGGCGCGCTTCGCCGGACACTACCGGCTGCAAGGGGACCAGGTATGTGTACGACGCCGGACGAGCCAGTGGCGTGCGTGCCCCAACTCAAGAGCCGGCACcggctggcggcggcgcgctcGCCGGACACTACCGGCTGCAAGGGACCAGGTATGTGTACGACGCCGGACGAGCCAGTGGCGTGCGTGCCGCAACTCAAGAGCCGGCACCGGCTGGCGGCCGGCGCGCTCGCCGGACACTACCGGCTGCAAGGGGACCAGGTATACTGGAACACACGTCCACCACGACCAAATTTGTACCCCCTCGAGAGTACATTAGAAAACTTGTACCAATGCGTTATTTCAGAACGAGCAGCGGTAGTAGGTGCAGACCTTACACATTTTCTtatgtttcttttttgtttgtcatacatattgatatcgaaaatacaaactgaaatatagatgcctagaaaaaccagaaaaataagaccagcgctgggaatcgaacccaggtcctcggcattccatgccaagtgctataccactacaccaccactggacagtgatacagacactaATTTCTCCTatacaccacatatctcagcttgtttgttttcttatttagtcacttaagcagcgacactagcgacatctatgctgtagctcAAGATTCCAAAAGACCAATCTTAATACATATTgatatttttcacaaaaatgtccgttaaaattgacattattctttacatatcagaaggtgaagtgcatagttttatggtcagcgaaaaattaaaaaattaaaaagttaaaaagattgcaggcgcgctagctcgacaataatgaattagcgcgcctgcaatcagtcacatttttttttaaaagttaaaaaggtcatggaaatgttggcacaagtcgtatacagccaagtctaatggccggtatcagatattttgttggaactccggactttttctattgggtctgaaatagcttgtggtgttttcggtggaaaaatacacctgcagtttatttttaatgaaaaaaggcgggaaagcataagaaaaaatattggaataaaattacattttataatatattttgagaaaaagtattctatttgagaattattcaccatttttgagaaaaactttatattagtctcggctggaatagcaattgctggcttcgtattagttaaacggactcgcaagctcgtctgtttaatactcatactcagccagcaattgcctacttccaggccacgacaataatctactattaacatcacctaaccaacaaaaagttggaacacccccgacattgtcacttcaaagttcaacacctcaaaaacggctgaagcgattttgataaaacatgtctaagaaccatcgctagaaaacctgctttcaaattccgcattcaaatcggttcacccgtttaagagctacggcgctacagacagacacacatagcggtccaaCTTAtgacacccttctttttgcgtcgggggttaaaattgaGCTAATCGCAAGTGAGACTAATGTCATACGGAtctcacgatattaacgccatctagcgttattTCTCCTTTCAAGGAACCCTCATTGTCGcgaatattttttccttttcttttttttatgacacAGATTGTTACGCTTTCAGGTTTTGATAATAGTAAAGAAGAGCAATGAGAAGAAACCTGCGCAACCCACGCACACGCGGTTCCGGTCGCGGCGAAAGGAAACCCACGAGAGCCACGAAACCATTTTCCGTCTGGTGAGTTTACTGTCCTATTCTCTATTTATACTATGCTATACTTTGTCACCTTGTGTTTGTCACCTTTGTCGTCTTGTTTTACAGTTTGGCGtactgttaggggctgtttcaccatccattgattagcgttaaccgatggttaaatgtgatgccgtctccgtctattcgaacaaaacaaatagagatgacatcacatttaaccgtcacttaacactaatcaatggatggtgaaacagccctaaatgtattaaatgtatgtgctaatattaataaataaataaaaaaagaaaaaggttCCACCATGGTATCCGATTCAGTTATCTCGATTgtgtatgtaataaaataagtaagttattaaataacattgtagTTCCGTGTTAACCCGCGATGCAAAATGTCTGTATGtggtatcgtagctctcaaacgattGGCCTATTTTAATgctttttttacgtgaaagcgaattCCTTAGctatgttaaaataaagttttaatcaatcaatcaatcaatcaatgttTGATAGAAATCAGTTCAGCTATTTTTTAAGATTGTATTTGAACTGATAATGTCTTAAAACAACTTCGTTGAGTTTTTGTCCATGTTATTTGACTGACTTTTTTTGGCTTTTTGTGCAAGTCAACCGATAGTTTTCTTACCTTACTGGACATTAGCTGAATCATGAAGTAttgatggagctatattttttttttagtgtgccATGGTAAATTCTCCCGAGTTACTTAtcaaaagtatgattttatggggtacaaatccgctaaaagttaggagttgtgacagttggcaatgagggctatcgcgtatgaattcgccactagaggcgctagtgtagcgtgaggtctccgaaatgtcaaatctcatagtttttaggtgttataattagaataatattgtgaatatttttgcaatatctgaaattaattatggcaaatatgcgttccggggcaatgaatgtctgtgttttgagatagttttgtctttcggaaacctttgtcctcccttttttccgaacaaaacggggaacaacactgtggcatgctcgatatttttatggtacggttttaaggtgtattaaatatgattttaatctaaactttgttttcacgcccgtaataacagactttgaaagccatacttaaaaacctcacgcaacagtgcgccatctagtgagacaaaaaacgatagccctcattccttcatggctcatctcctaagcatgctaaatGTTGTTccaacaaagtgtatcactgatgacTCCTAAGTGACGGGACCGAATAACATACACTAAGGCAGTGCCGTAGGGTGGGTGtatcagccgcccggggcggaagaaaatttcgCCGCCCTCGTATTTAGGGTGCTCATTCTactcggtccgaatcgtaggtgcgacctTTTcttttgttatggaattatcatcatcatcccagctcaTACACGTATCATatcatatatatataatatatattttaataatttgttttctgtatcgcttactatgtctggtgtacaataaagagtctttgtattgtattgtattgtattgtacacgtccactgctgggcactctcctctcagaataagaacacctgggctgtagttcccacgcggacccagcgcggattgggaactttacacgtactattaaatttttatggtatttggCCGCCCCTTTAAtgtgccgcccggggcggaccgcccTTCCCGCCCCAACTAAACTAGGCCACTGCACTAAGGGCAGCGTACTCGCGGGAAAGTCAGCATGGCGTCCCAGCTCTAtagaaatcgttacgcgctcgcagCGAAGTCGCTACAAGCTCGCCTCGccttcaactcgcccgcaaatgtCAAGTGTGATAAGCAGAGCTCGGCAGGGGTGAGCCATGTTGACGTGTTGATATTAATATAGACACACCTTAGAaggaatattataaaaatataaaactttattaattataattaaactaaaatgacAATGCATTATGTACAAAACGAGTAGGTACTAGGTTTTCTTATTTATTCGgaattttctttattattgtaatgtaatatgGCATCCTTGAACAGATTTATTGCCTATCTAAAGAGGTTTGATATAATATCATATCGCTTTATTACCTTAAATAGTATCatgtacatattatttaaagacgtttgctaaaaaaaacttgctaTAAAATTCATTGTTTTTAATGGCGACGTAAAGATCGTAGCGGAAAGgcagcctaaataaaataatttctataGTTATTAAATTACACCACATACCATTGAATGACAAGGATGTCCATGTTATGCAAACTGAAAACAGCTCACCCCCGCCGAGCTCTGGTGATAAggcactaaataaatatttgattgaaattgaaatatttgaataaatagtCGATCGACCCAAAAATGGATTGATTGACTTTTTGTGTGTGTAGGAGCTTCAGATCCGTGCGGTGCGCGGGCGCGGCAACTGGCAGCTGGCGTGGCGCGGCTACAGCGTGTCGACGCGGCGCGACCAGTGGACGCAGTTCGAGCTGTCGCCGGCCAAGTTCCCGCCGTTC is a window from the Choristoneura fumiferana chromosome 13, NRCan_CFum_1, whole genome shotgun sequence genome containing:
- the LOC141434222 gene encoding F-box only protein 9-like, with protein sequence MASSSGAGAGTGVDSEGEEQEDPSSSLVYETADAMEDLTLRTNEVDDTLSKEGSDELSEFRAQWQRELGATPSPRRDPAPPAPAPHQQSKEGSEELSPAREHWERGLATTPSPQREPQQTDPLTEEEKAKQLFRQGEELESRGKMYEAIQHYKRAMQINPDVETLLYDSAERGDTPEDEESETEEVPRADGGEEEDEEWVEGEDLLARLQRIQARKGLLCEPDNPEKECQFSWLPYEVVLLILRWVVSAELDAASLERLAAACRGLYVACRDPDIWRAMCIRTWGAECGLPYALGVPGWRAMFVARPRLLLHGCYISKTTYLRCGENSFQDQTYRPWFLVDYYRYLRFFSDGVVLMCMCTTPDEPVACVPQLKSRHRLAAGALAGHYRLQGDQVLIIVKKSNEKKPAQPTHTRFRSRRKETHESHETIFRLELQIRAVRGRGNWQLAWRGYSVSTRRDQWTQFELSPAKFPPFAFSRVRGYTAHAAAPLE